A single genomic interval of Shewanella halotolerans harbors:
- a CDS encoding DMT family transporter, translating to MLLVAAAIWGLGFVAQRLGMDHLEPFAFNGLRFVIGALSLLPLIWMMKRKGRLKGVADKDFLRRTMIGSLACGGILFIAASFQQVGLLHTTAANAGFITGLYIVLVPVLGLLLKHSTGTNTWVGCAVAVVGLYFLSVGDNFSVSYGDGLQLIGAVFWAMHILAVDHFTNRVAPVVLACGQFLVCALASFMVSLALETTTVAGIQAAWAALAYAGLVSVGVAYTLQVLAQKHAHPAHAAIILSLETVFAAIGGILFLGESLSGRALFGCGLMLLGMLISQLPLRYLVKSRHQKAA from the coding sequence ATGTTATTGGTGGCGGCAGCCATTTGGGGCCTTGGCTTTGTCGCGCAGCGCCTGGGGATGGACCATCTCGAGCCATTTGCCTTCAACGGCCTGCGCTTCGTGATAGGCGCGCTGAGTCTACTGCCACTCATCTGGATGATGAAACGTAAGGGCAGATTAAAAGGCGTTGCCGATAAAGATTTTTTACGCCGGACTATGATTGGCTCCCTCGCTTGTGGTGGCATCTTGTTTATCGCCGCCTCCTTTCAACAGGTGGGCTTGCTGCACACCACGGCAGCTAACGCGGGTTTTATTACCGGGCTCTATATCGTGCTGGTGCCTGTGCTCGGCCTGCTGCTGAAACACAGCACGGGCACCAATACCTGGGTTGGCTGCGCCGTTGCGGTAGTGGGACTCTACTTTTTGAGTGTGGGCGATAACTTCAGCGTCTCTTACGGCGATGGCTTACAGCTTATCGGCGCCGTTTTTTGGGCCATGCACATCCTGGCGGTGGATCATTTTACCAATAGAGTGGCTCCAGTAGTGCTGGCTTGTGGTCAGTTCCTGGTATGTGCCCTGGCAAGCTTTATGGTGTCGCTGGCGCTGGAAACCACCACAGTGGCGGGCATTCAGGCGGCTTGGGCGGCGCTGGCCTACGCGGGGCTGGTTTCGGTTGGGGTGGCCTATACCCTGCAGGTGCTGGCGCAAAAGCACGCCCATCCGGCCCATGCGGCCATCATCTTGAGTCTGGAGACGGTATTTGCCGCCATAGGTGGCATCTTGTTTCTCGGTGAGAGTCTCTCAGGCCGGGCGCTGTTTGGCTGTGGCTTGATGCTGCTGGGCAT
- the mak gene encoding fructokinase, translating into MYRSGIDLGGTKIELVTLNENGEEVFRQRVPTPKDYLATLEAVAALVHASEIETGQVSSIGIGIPGVVSSVTGRVKNSNAVWLNGQPMDKDLGAMLQREVRIANDANCFALSEAVDGGGAGKAVVFGVILGTGCGGGLAIHHKVHGGGNGIGGEWGHNPLPWMTLEEFNSTQCFCGNADCIETFVSGTGFVRDFRAHGGEAASGIEIVSLMAQGDPAAEAAFGRFIDRLARALAHMINALDPDVIVLGGGVSNIDLIYEYLPALLPKYVLGGECATPVVKNRHGASSGVRGAAWLWTPGEDTRLPSLAAG; encoded by the coding sequence ATGTATCGCAGCGGAATCGATCTGGGGGGCACCAAGATAGAGTTGGTGACCCTGAACGAAAATGGCGAAGAGGTGTTTCGACAGCGCGTCCCCACGCCCAAGGACTATCTGGCTACCTTGGAGGCGGTCGCCGCTCTGGTTCACGCCTCTGAAATCGAGACGGGCCAGGTATCTAGCATAGGTATAGGCATTCCGGGTGTGGTCTCCTCGGTTACTGGTCGGGTAAAAAACTCTAACGCCGTGTGGCTCAACGGTCAGCCTATGGATAAGGATCTGGGGGCCATGCTACAGCGTGAGGTACGTATCGCCAACGATGCTAACTGTTTTGCGCTCTCCGAGGCGGTAGATGGCGGCGGCGCCGGTAAGGCGGTAGTGTTTGGCGTCATTCTCGGCACCGGCTGCGGTGGCGGGTTAGCGATCCACCACAAGGTACACGGCGGCGGTAATGGCATAGGCGGTGAGTGGGGCCACAACCCCTTACCCTGGATGACGCTAGAGGAGTTCAACTCGACACAATGCTTCTGCGGCAACGCCGACTGTATCGAGACCTTCGTCTCCGGCACCGGCTTTGTGCGGGATTTTCGCGCCCATGGCGGTGAGGCGGCCAGTGGCATCGAAATTGTCTCCTTGATGGCCCAGGGCGATCCAGCCGCCGAGGCGGCCTTTGGTCGTTTCATCGATCGTTTGGCTCGGGCACTGGCGCATATGATCAACGCCTTAGATCCCGATGTGATCGTACTGGGGGGCGGTGTGTCGAATATTGACCTTATCTATGAGTACCTGCCGGCGCTACTACCCAAGTATGTGCTCGGCGGCGAGTGCGCCACGCCCGTGGTGAAAAACCGTCATGGCGCGTCATCTGGGGTTCGGGGCGCCGCCTGGTTGTGGACGCCGGGTGAAGATACTCGCTTGCCCTCGTTGGCGGCTGGCTGA
- a CDS encoding glycoside hydrolase family 3 protein — protein MKLRLSRTAALICGVLGLSSVATPNLLASTNNQAETAGNKASAATRNISLWPQGVYRAPVDAALEARVDALLAKMSLEQKVAQVIQPEIRDFNVEDMRRVGFGSYLNGGGSFPANNSHATAGDWVALADAMYQAAMDTQLDGIAIPPLWGTDAVHGHGNVLGATLFPHNIGLGATHNPALIKAIAAATAKEVRATGIDWVFAPTVALVDNLRWGRSYEGYARDPELIERYAQAFVAGMQGEGDAWLDGAHTLATAKHFIGDGGTENGDDRGDTKVDEQTLIARHAQGYVGALAEGVQTVMASFNSWKGEKLHGSHYLLTKVLKQRLGFDGVVVGDWLGHGFVPGCSYEQCAAAINAGVDILMAPGDSWKALYPNTIADVKSGALPQSRLDDAVKRILRVKLRAGLFDGISPSKRPLAGDASWIGHPDHRALARKAVAESLVLLKNNPVDGRPLLPIKASAKVLVIGEGADEISMQAGGWSMTWQGTEVTNADFPGATTIFAGIASALKAAGGEARLRVDGHVPDDFEPDLVLAVYGESPYAEGNGDLDNLEYQRGDKQDLAMLKRVKAAGLPLVSVFLSGRPLWTNPELNASDAFVAAWLPGSEGAGVADVLIGDTNAKPRQDFVGRLPFPWPAAPGDDGWPLANDGENGAVGQSKTPLFALWQGMSYQRIEALAKLDESIGLDDAPLSLAIFDKAIKAPWHLAVGDETGMHRVGAGLWQAGAWSVRSINREVQEDARRFSFGAPGSLSFRDDFPMDLRRFNHKSAVIGFDAALEKKPAKAELSMQCEGACGKTLNLADTLVADGQWRRYQVPIACFALDVNALGRVFSPMVLAMGAGDSLELSNVAIEEAQERGSDLAPSSILLSDCGQDAF, from the coding sequence ATGAAACTGAGGTTATCACGCACCGCGGCTCTTATCTGTGGCGTGCTTGGGTTGAGTAGTGTTGCTACCCCAAATTTGCTCGCCTCCACAAACAATCAAGCTGAAACTGCGGGCAATAAGGCATCAGCGGCAACAAGAAACATAAGCCTTTGGCCACAGGGCGTGTATCGAGCGCCCGTGGATGCCGCACTGGAGGCCAGGGTCGATGCTCTGCTGGCCAAGATGAGTCTTGAGCAGAAGGTGGCGCAGGTGATTCAGCCCGAGATCCGCGATTTTAATGTCGAGGATATGCGCCGGGTCGGCTTTGGTTCCTACTTAAATGGCGGCGGCTCTTTTCCCGCCAATAACAGCCATGCGACAGCGGGGGATTGGGTAGCACTTGCCGATGCCATGTATCAGGCGGCCATGGATACCCAATTAGATGGCATTGCTATCCCGCCACTGTGGGGCACTGATGCGGTGCACGGCCATGGCAATGTGTTGGGGGCTACCCTGTTTCCCCACAATATCGGCTTAGGTGCGACCCACAATCCGGCGCTCATCAAAGCGATTGCCGCGGCGACCGCCAAAGAGGTGCGCGCCACAGGTATAGACTGGGTGTTTGCCCCTACGGTGGCACTGGTGGACAATCTGCGCTGGGGCCGTAGCTATGAAGGCTATGCCCGGGACCCAGAATTGATCGAGCGTTATGCCCAGGCGTTTGTTGCGGGCATGCAGGGGGAGGGGGATGCCTGGCTCGATGGCGCCCATACCCTGGCAACCGCTAAACACTTCATTGGCGATGGCGGCACAGAAAATGGCGATGACAGGGGCGATACCAAGGTGGATGAACAGACCCTGATCGCGCGTCACGCCCAAGGCTATGTGGGCGCGCTGGCTGAAGGGGTACAGACGGTGATGGCCTCTTTCAACAGCTGGAAGGGGGAAAAGCTTCATGGCAGTCACTACCTGCTCACAAAGGTTTTGAAGCAACGCCTTGGTTTCGATGGTGTGGTGGTTGGCGATTGGCTGGGCCATGGCTTCGTGCCCGGGTGCAGCTATGAGCAATGCGCCGCGGCCATCAACGCCGGGGTGGATATTTTGATGGCGCCCGGTGACAGCTGGAAGGCGCTCTATCCCAACACCATCGCCGACGTTAAATCGGGCGCCCTGCCGCAGAGCCGTCTCGATGATGCGGTGAAACGTATTTTGCGGGTGAAGCTGCGCGCCGGGCTGTTTGACGGCATATCACCGTCGAAGAGGCCACTCGCCGGCGATGCCAGCTGGATTGGCCATCCGGATCACAGGGCCCTTGCCAGAAAGGCGGTGGCCGAGTCTTTGGTGCTGCTGAAGAACAATCCGGTAGATGGCAGGCCTTTGTTGCCCATCAAGGCATCGGCTAAGGTGTTGGTGATAGGCGAGGGTGCCGACGAGATCTCCATGCAGGCCGGCGGCTGGAGCATGACCTGGCAGGGCACGGAAGTCACCAATGCCGACTTCCCCGGCGCCACCACTATTTTTGCCGGTATCGCCAGCGCCCTCAAAGCAGCCGGCGGTGAGGCGCGCCTCAGGGTCGATGGCCATGTCCCCGATGATTTCGAGCCGGATCTTGTTTTGGCAGTATATGGTGAGTCGCCCTACGCCGAGGGCAATGGCGATCTGGATAATCTCGAGTATCAGCGCGGTGATAAGCAGGACCTGGCCATGCTAAAAAGGGTTAAGGCCGCGGGGCTACCTCTGGTGTCTGTGTTTTTGTCGGGGAGACCGCTGTGGACCAATCCTGAGCTGAACGCATCGGATGCCTTCGTCGCCGCCTGGTTGCCGGGTAGCGAGGGGGCTGGTGTGGCGGATGTGCTGATAGGCGATACGAATGCCAAACCCAGGCAGGATTTTGTGGGTCGGCTGCCATTTCCTTGGCCGGCTGCGCCAGGCGATGACGGCTGGCCGCTCGCTAACGACGGTGAGAATGGTGCCGTAGGTCAGTCAAAAACGCCGCTGTTTGCACTCTGGCAAGGCATGAGTTACCAGCGCATCGAGGCGCTTGCCAAGCTCGATGAGTCCATTGGTCTGGATGACGCTCCCCTGAGCCTGGCGATTTTCGATAAGGCGATCAAGGCGCCCTGGCACCTGGCGGTTGGCGATGAGACCGGCATGCACAGGGTGGGGGCGGGTCTGTGGCAAGCGGGCGCCTGGTCGGTGAGAAGCATTAACCGTGAGGTGCAGGAAGATGCACGCCGCTTCAGTTTCGGCGCGCCGGGGAGTTTAAGTTTCCGCGACGACTTCCCTATGGACCTTCGCCGGTTTAACCACAAGAGCGCCGTGATAGGGTTTGACGCCGCGCTGGAGAAGAAACCAGCGAAAGCCGAGCTGTCGATGCAGTGCGAGGGGGCCTGTGGTAAGACATTGAACCTTGCCGACACTCTGGTGGCCGATGGTCAGTGGCGGCGTTATCAGGTGCCTATTGCCTGTTTTGCACTGGATGTGAACGCCCTTGGGCGTGTGTTTAGTCCCATGGTGCTCGCCATGGGCGCTGGCGATAGCCTGGAGCTGTCCAACGTGGCCATCGAAGAGGCTCAGGAGCGAGGCAGCGACCTTGCGCCATCATCCATTTTACTGTCTGACTGCGGTCAGGATGCATTCTAA
- a CDS encoding sugar MFS transporter, protein MATTPSQSVAATGIDGGATNYRFALGSLTTLFFMWGFITCLNDILIPHLKAVFSLNYTQAMLIQFCFFGAYFLVSVPAGVLVKRLGYQKGIVVGLLTAALGCGLFYPAAVSASYGVFLGALFVLASGITLLQVAANPYVTALGAAETASSRLTLTQAFNSLGTTVAPAFGAMLILSVAAGASAEAEAEAVKLPYLLLCGMLLLLAVVFALLKLPHIHDQEDEALGGDAKPASALNHRHLVLGAIGIFVYVGGEVAIGSLLVSFLGQTHVAGMAEAEAAHYIAFYWGGAMVGRFIGAAVMQKVPAGKVLGFNAAMAAILVVVAVMSQGALAMWAILAVGLFNSIMFPTIFSLALKNLGPVTAQGSGILCLAIVGGAVVPLAQGAIADVAGLSISFLLPVLCYAYILFYGLSGSNPSKERP, encoded by the coding sequence ATGGCAACCACACCTAGCCAAAGCGTTGCGGCCACGGGGATCGACGGTGGAGCGACAAATTACCGTTTCGCTCTGGGTTCATTAACCACCTTGTTTTTTATGTGGGGCTTTATTACCTGCCTAAACGACATTTTGATCCCGCATCTCAAGGCGGTCTTTAGTTTAAATTACACCCAGGCGATGCTGATCCAGTTCTGCTTCTTCGGCGCCTACTTCTTGGTGTCCGTGCCCGCGGGAGTCTTGGTGAAACGCCTGGGTTATCAAAAGGGAATAGTCGTTGGGCTGCTGACGGCGGCGCTCGGCTGCGGTCTCTTTTATCCCGCGGCTGTCTCGGCAAGTTATGGGGTATTTCTTGGTGCACTCTTTGTGCTTGCCAGTGGCATTACCCTGTTGCAGGTGGCGGCAAATCCTTATGTCACGGCCCTCGGTGCTGCCGAGACAGCGTCGAGCCGTCTGACCCTGACCCAGGCGTTTAACTCTCTGGGTACCACAGTCGCGCCAGCCTTTGGCGCCATGCTGATCCTGTCAGTTGCAGCCGGCGCCTCGGCAGAAGCCGAGGCGGAAGCGGTGAAACTGCCTTATCTGCTGCTTTGTGGCATGTTGCTGCTACTGGCAGTGGTGTTTGCGCTGCTGAAGCTGCCTCATATTCATGACCAGGAAGATGAAGCACTTGGGGGAGATGCAAAGCCAGCTTCTGCTCTTAATCATCGTCATCTGGTGCTGGGCGCCATAGGGATCTTTGTCTATGTGGGCGGCGAGGTGGCCATCGGCAGTCTGTTGGTGAGTTTTCTTGGGCAAACTCATGTGGCAGGCATGGCCGAAGCCGAGGCGGCGCACTATATCGCCTTCTACTGGGGCGGTGCCATGGTCGGGCGCTTCATCGGCGCGGCCGTGATGCAGAAGGTGCCGGCGGGTAAGGTGTTAGGTTTTAATGCGGCCATGGCGGCGATATTGGTCGTGGTGGCCGTGATGAGTCAGGGCGCCTTGGCCATGTGGGCGATTCTGGCGGTGGGGCTGTTTAATTCCATCATGTTCCCGACCATCTTTAGCCTGGCGCTGAAAAACCTTGGCCCTGTGACGGCTCAGGGGAGCGGTATTTTGTGTCTCGCCATCGTGGGTGGCGCCGTGGTGCCACTGGCCCAGGGGGCGATCGCCGATGTTGCTGGCCTGTCTATCTCCTTCCTGCTGCCCGTGCTTTGCTACGCCTACATTCTTTTCTATGGCCTGAGTGGCTCTAATCCTTCTAAGGAGCGCCCATGA
- a CDS encoding GH1 family beta-glucosidase — protein MTQIPAFTLPGDSAMMQQDFLFGVATASFQIEGDIAHRQPCIWDTFCAQPGKIADGSNGEVACDHVNLWRDDVSLIASLGVDAYRLSISWGRVLHPDGSVNREGIAFYTGLIDALNLRNIKVFVTLYHWDLPQHLEDKGGWLNRETALAFADYTRVVVQALGERVYAYSTLNEPFCSAYLGYEAGIHAPGHNSRKQGRAAAHHLLLAHGLAMAEIRQGAPRAKAGIVLNFSPAYANSPSEADVRAAQLAHEYHNLWYLMPLMQGRYPDILAALDSDEQPPVQDGDMAIIQASMDYLGINYYTRNVYQAGGELGFEDVRIANVPRTAMDWEICPGAFTELLKDLSREFALPPIYITENGAAEDDCLHDGEVHDPMRLDYLQSHLLAVHNAIDDGVDVRGYFAWSLMDNFEWAEGYRKRFGLVYVDYDTQQRTLKSSAKAYQRMLAHRRAMSQK, from the coding sequence ATGACACAGATACCAGCTTTCACCCTGCCCGGTGATTCCGCCATGATGCAGCAGGATTTTTTGTTTGGGGTAGCAACCGCTTCTTTTCAAATTGAGGGCGACATCGCCCACCGTCAGCCCTGTATCTGGGACACCTTCTGTGCCCAGCCGGGTAAGATTGCCGATGGGTCCAATGGCGAGGTGGCCTGCGATCATGTCAACCTTTGGCGCGACGATGTCAGCCTGATCGCCTCTCTCGGCGTGGATGCCTATCGTCTATCTATCTCCTGGGGTCGGGTGCTGCACCCAGATGGCAGCGTCAATCGTGAAGGCATCGCCTTCTACACTGGCCTAATCGACGCGCTAAACCTTCGCAACATCAAGGTATTTGTGACCCTGTATCACTGGGATCTTCCCCAACACCTCGAAGACAAAGGTGGCTGGCTCAACCGGGAGACCGCCCTCGCCTTCGCCGATTACACCCGGGTGGTGGTGCAGGCACTCGGCGAGCGCGTCTATGCCTACTCGACCCTGAACGAGCCATTTTGCAGCGCCTATCTTGGCTATGAGGCCGGCATTCACGCCCCGGGGCATAACAGCCGCAAGCAAGGCCGGGCAGCCGCTCATCACCTGTTGCTGGCCCATGGCCTGGCCATGGCGGAGATCCGCCAAGGGGCGCCGCGTGCTAAGGCCGGTATAGTGCTGAACTTCAGTCCCGCCTACGCCAACAGCCCGAGCGAAGCTGACGTGCGCGCCGCGCAGCTCGCCCATGAGTATCACAACCTCTGGTATCTGATGCCACTGATGCAGGGGCGTTATCCCGATATTCTGGCTGCACTGGATAGCGACGAACAACCCCCCGTACAAGACGGTGACATGGCGATCATTCAGGCCAGCATGGATTACCTGGGCATCAACTATTACACCCGTAACGTCTATCAGGCCGGTGGTGAGCTGGGCTTTGAGGATGTGCGCATTGCCAACGTGCCCCGTACCGCCATGGACTGGGAGATCTGCCCCGGCGCCTTTACCGAGCTCCTGAAAGACCTGTCGCGCGAATTCGCCCTACCGCCCATCTACATCACAGAAAATGGCGCCGCCGAGGACGATTGCCTTCACGATGGCGAGGTGCACGACCCGATGCGACTCGATTACCTGCAGTCTCACCTGCTGGCGGTACACAACGCCATCGACGACGGCGTAGACGTTAGAGGGTATTTTGCCTGGAGTCTGATGGATAATTTTGAATGGGCCGAAGGCTACCGCAAACGCTTCGGTCTGGTATATGTGGACTACGACACCCAGCAGCGCACCCTCAAATCCAGTGCCAAGGCATATCAGAGAATGCTTGCACACAGGCGCGCGATGAGCCAAAAATAA
- a CDS encoding glycoside-pentoside-hexuronide (GPH):cation symporter has translation MLSVREKIAYGLGDTASNIVFQTVMLFLTFFYTDIFGISAAFVGTMFLAVRIMDAVTDPLMGYLADRTNTRWGRYRPYLLWFAFPFAAISVLAFTTPDLSESGKEIYALITYALLMLAYTAINIPYCALGAAMTTNPAERVSVQSYRFVFAMLGGLMVSALTLPLVDFFGAGDKAKGYQLTILAMSILGTVMFLLCFAGTKERDFTTDDNRDNLKAATKALWANDQWRVLSAAAIFLLTGLVLKSTLAIYYVKYVLGREEMISLFVTSGVIGNIFGVGLAKKLADKVCKVKAYIRLQLIAAALCLLAWFVPSDQYLLALVLYVAWNFTINMGTPLLWAKMADTVDYGQYKTGVRTTGLVYSSVIFFIKLGLAIGGALAGWLLAAYGYQADAVQSQETLDGMVLCFTLYPALASIAVAFIMRRYTLDSHRVAQISLALEQKHSGT, from the coding sequence ATGTTGAGCGTCAGAGAAAAAATTGCCTATGGGCTCGGCGATACCGCCAGCAACATCGTATTTCAAACCGTCATGCTGTTTTTGACGTTTTTCTACACCGACATATTTGGGATCTCCGCCGCCTTCGTCGGCACCATGTTTTTGGCCGTGCGTATCATGGATGCGGTAACCGACCCCCTGATGGGCTATCTGGCGGATCGCACCAACACCCGCTGGGGGCGCTACCGCCCCTATTTGTTATGGTTTGCCTTTCCCTTCGCCGCCATCAGCGTGTTGGCTTTCACCACACCTGATCTGAGCGAGAGTGGCAAGGAGATCTACGCCCTCATCACCTATGCCCTGTTGATGCTGGCCTACACCGCCATCAATATCCCCTACTGCGCACTGGGCGCGGCGATGACCACCAATCCAGCCGAACGGGTGTCGGTACAATCCTATCGCTTCGTGTTCGCCATGTTGGGTGGACTCATGGTCAGCGCCCTCACCCTGCCTCTGGTGGACTTTTTTGGCGCGGGCGATAAGGCCAAGGGCTATCAGCTCACCATACTGGCCATGAGCATTCTAGGTACCGTGATGTTCTTACTCTGTTTTGCCGGCACCAAGGAGCGTGATTTCACCACAGATGACAACCGCGACAACCTAAAGGCCGCTACCAAGGCGCTATGGGCCAACGATCAGTGGCGGGTGCTCTCCGCCGCCGCCATCTTCCTGTTAACCGGCTTAGTGCTGAAATCCACCCTCGCCATCTACTACGTGAAATATGTGCTCGGCCGCGAAGAGATGATCAGCCTGTTCGTCACCAGTGGCGTGATAGGCAACATCTTCGGGGTTGGGCTGGCCAAGAAGCTCGCCGACAAGGTGTGTAAGGTCAAGGCCTATATCCGGCTGCAGCTGATAGCCGCGGCGCTGTGTCTGCTCGCCTGGTTTGTGCCCAGCGATCAGTACCTGCTGGCGCTGGTGCTCTATGTCGCCTGGAACTTCACCATCAACATGGGCACGCCGCTGCTGTGGGCCAAGATGGCCGATACCGTGGATTATGGCCAGTATAAGACTGGAGTACGCACCACGGGCTTGGTCTACTCCTCGGTGATCTTCTTTATCAAGCTCGGGCTGGCCATAGGCGGCGCCTTAGCCGGTTGGCTGCTGGCCGCCTACGGTTATCAGGCCGATGCAGTTCAATCCCAGGAGACCCTGGATGGCATGGTGCTCTGCTTTACCCTGTATCCGGCGCTGGCGTCGATCGCGGTTGCCTTTATCATGCGACGCTATACACTAGACAGTCACCGGGTTGCACAGATCAGTCTGGCGCTGGAACAAAAACATTCAGGCACATAG
- a CDS encoding LacI family DNA-binding transcriptional regulator: MATIYDVSILAGVSLATVSRVVNNTGKVSEKTCQKVHDAMAQLGYRPNSIAQSLASNRSNSVGVLVSQLDGPFYGPMMREVESALRSANKHVIIAAGHSDAAQEKDAVEFLLSRGCDALIVDAEILSNEYLQELCRGSTPVVLINRHVDGIEERCVHLNNLQGGLLASRHVVEHGHKQIAYISGPLFKLDARERLEGHKQALAEQGLSFDDSLFFEGDFTEEGGYEGMAALLERGSSFSAVVCANDQMASGAIALCLERGLRVPQDISFVGFDNIPFPRYISPKLTTVCNPIQDMGRMAANWVLKEVYDNREVSFSHRFEPELVVRESVQRLETR; this comes from the coding sequence ATGGCCACAATTTATGACGTTTCCATCCTGGCAGGCGTGTCGCTAGCGACCGTCTCCCGGGTAGTCAACAACACAGGCAAGGTTAGCGAGAAGACCTGTCAGAAAGTACACGATGCCATGGCGCAGCTGGGCTACCGTCCAAACAGCATCGCCCAGTCACTGGCATCTAATCGCTCTAACAGCGTTGGAGTGCTGGTGTCTCAGCTCGATGGTCCCTTCTATGGCCCCATGATGCGGGAAGTCGAATCGGCGCTGCGCTCGGCCAACAAGCATGTGATCATTGCCGCCGGCCACAGCGACGCCGCCCAGGAAAAAGACGCGGTTGAGTTTCTGCTCTCCCGTGGCTGTGATGCCCTGATCGTGGACGCCGAGATCCTCTCTAATGAGTACCTGCAGGAGCTCTGCCGCGGTTCGACCCCTGTGGTGCTGATCAACCGCCATGTGGACGGCATCGAAGAGCGCTGCGTACACCTGAATAACCTCCAGGGCGGCCTGCTCGCCAGTCGTCATGTGGTCGAACATGGCCATAAGCAGATCGCCTACATCTCGGGCCCGCTATTTAAGCTCGATGCCAGGGAGCGCCTCGAGGGCCATAAGCAGGCGCTGGCAGAGCAAGGGCTGAGCTTCGACGATAGCCTGTTTTTCGAGGGTGACTTTACCGAAGAAGGCGGCTACGAGGGAATGGCGGCACTGCTCGAACGTGGCAGCTCATTCAGCGCCGTGGTGTGCGCCAACGATCAGATGGCATCGGGAGCCATCGCCCTCTGTCTGGAGCGCGGATTAAGGGTACCGCAGGATATCTCCTTCGTGGGATTCGATAATATCCCCTTCCCCCGTTACATCTCCCCCAAGCTCACCACAGTGTGCAACCCGATACAGGACATGGGACGCATGGCCGCCAATTGGGTGTTAAAAGAGGTGTATGACAATCGCGAGGTCAGCTTCAGCCACCGCTTCGAACCCGAATTGGTTGTACGTGAATCTGTTCAGCGCCTAGAGACAAGATAG